Proteins from a genomic interval of Burkholderia cepacia GG4:
- a CDS encoding biotin-independent malonate decarboxylase subunit beta — protein sequence MTTDVIHDAPAFVANAASWYEASARQRVDGLLDAGSFTEFLGPGERVTSPHLPLFDLPQQFDDGMVVGHGRLDGQPVFVAAQEGRFMGGAFGEVHGAKLTGLLRAARELGTPVVILFDTGGVRLQEANAGELAIAEIMRALVEARAAGVPVIGLIGGRAGCYGGGGLLAACCSALAVSEQGRISVSGPEVIETNRGVEEFDAKDRALIWRTMGGKHRRLIGDADRYVADTPDAFRAAALELIGRAPKFDAAMLRAEQTRLEARVERFGACQDALDVWRVLGADQPEAIPGMPDDEFAKLADQLQEQK from the coding sequence ATGACGACCGACGTGATCCATGACGCACCCGCGTTCGTCGCGAACGCCGCGAGCTGGTACGAAGCGTCGGCGCGCCAGCGCGTCGACGGGCTGCTCGACGCGGGCAGCTTCACCGAATTTCTCGGGCCGGGCGAGCGCGTGACGAGCCCGCACCTGCCGTTGTTCGACCTGCCGCAGCAGTTCGACGACGGGATGGTGGTCGGCCACGGCCGGCTCGACGGCCAGCCGGTGTTCGTCGCCGCGCAGGAAGGCCGCTTCATGGGCGGCGCGTTCGGCGAAGTGCACGGCGCGAAGCTCACGGGGCTGCTGCGCGCCGCGCGCGAACTTGGCACGCCGGTGGTGATCCTGTTCGATACGGGCGGCGTGCGGCTGCAGGAAGCGAACGCGGGCGAGCTCGCGATCGCCGAGATCATGCGTGCGCTCGTCGAAGCGCGCGCGGCCGGCGTGCCGGTGATCGGGCTGATCGGCGGACGCGCGGGCTGCTACGGCGGCGGCGGGCTGCTTGCCGCGTGCTGCTCGGCGCTCGCGGTGTCCGAGCAGGGCCGCATCAGCGTGTCCGGCCCCGAGGTGATAGAGACGAATCGCGGCGTCGAGGAATTCGATGCGAAGGATCGCGCGCTGATCTGGCGCACGATGGGCGGCAAGCATCGCCGGCTGATCGGCGACGCGGATCGCTACGTCGCCGATACGCCGGACGCGTTTCGCGCGGCCGCGCTCGAACTGATCGGCCGTGCGCCGAAGTTCGATGCGGCGATGCTGCGCGCGGAGCAGACGCGTCTCGAAGCGCGGGTTGAGCGGTTCGGCGCATGTCAGGACGCGCTCGACGTGTGGCGTGTGCTCGGTGCCGATCAGCCGGAAGCAATTCCCGGCATGCCCGACGACGAATTCGCGAAGCTCGCCGACCAACTGCAGGAGCAGAAATGA
- the mdcB gene encoding triphosphoribosyl-dephospho-CoA synthase MdcB: MSAWAACRAAAPSDAERIAELAEHSLVQEIETYPKPGLVSHVDTGSHADMDAATFARSAAVLRPYFAELADAGAHDADMAVLRKIGLRAEHAMLAATGGVNTHRGAIFGLGLLCAAAGRRTVPPGTAARTMTLGTYVAQRWGTEILGGPRLPDSHGEQASRRYGVGGARREAADGFTTVYGVGLPALRRAQRSVPDDPEAARVDACFALIAALDDTNLLHRGGQAGLDFAHATARAFVARGGVRARDWRLHAVAAHRAFVARRLSPGGAADLLAMSVFVDALEADEEGR, translated from the coding sequence ATGAGCGCATGGGCCGCCTGCCGCGCTGCGGCGCCGTCCGATGCCGAGCGCATCGCCGAACTTGCCGAGCACAGCCTCGTGCAGGAAATCGAGACCTATCCGAAACCGGGGCTCGTCAGTCACGTCGATACCGGCAGTCATGCGGACATGGATGCCGCGACGTTCGCGCGCAGCGCTGCCGTGCTGCGACCGTATTTCGCGGAACTCGCCGACGCCGGTGCGCACGACGCGGACATGGCCGTGCTGCGCAAGATCGGCCTGCGCGCGGAGCACGCGATGCTGGCCGCGACCGGCGGCGTCAACACGCATCGCGGCGCGATCTTCGGGCTCGGGCTGTTGTGCGCGGCCGCGGGCCGGCGCACGGTGCCGCCCGGCACGGCGGCGCGCACGATGACGCTCGGCACGTACGTCGCACAGCGGTGGGGTACCGAGATCCTTGGCGGTCCACGGTTGCCCGACAGTCACGGCGAACAGGCGAGCCGCCGCTACGGCGTCGGCGGCGCGCGCCGCGAGGCGGCCGACGGCTTCACGACCGTGTACGGTGTCGGCCTGCCGGCGCTGCGTCGGGCACAGCGCAGTGTGCCCGACGATCCGGAAGCCGCGCGCGTCGACGCGTGCTTCGCGCTGATCGCCGCGCTCGACGATACGAATCTGCTGCACCGGGGCGGCCAGGCCGGCCTCGATTTCGCGCACGCCACCGCGCGCGCATTCGTGGCCCGCGGCGGCGTGCGAGCGCGCGACTGGCGGCTGCACGCGGTCGCCGCGCACCGCGCATTCGTCGCGCGCCGCTTGAGCCCGGGCGGCGCGGCCGACCTGCTGGCGATGAGCGTGTTCGTCGATGCGCTCGAAGCGGACGAGGAGGGGCGATGA
- the mdcA gene encoding malonate decarboxylase subunit alpha — MTGWNHARQARDARLAAGAAFARGKRVDARDTVALLEAVLRPGDRVCLEGDNQKQADLLATALADVDSAKVHDLHMVQSGVVLPEHLDVFERGIAKRLDFAYSGPQSQRIAKLLFGGKIALGAVHTYLELFARYFIDLTPQVALIAAVSADADGNLYTGPNTEDTPTVVEATAFKDGIVIAQVDRIVDKVPRVDIPGDRVHFVVEAGRPFYVEPLFTRDPAAITETQILTAMLAIKGIYEPYGIKRLNHGIGFNTAAIELLLPTYGAKLGLKGKVCTHWALNPHPTLIPAIESGWVEQIHCFGSEVGMDDYIRARSDVWFTGPDGSLRSNRAFCQTAGLYACDMFIGSTLQIDLSGHSSTVTAERIAGFGGAPNMGSDARGRRHPSEPWLKAGAEADPDTPAALRRGRKLVVQIGETFGDKNVPMFVEKLDALKLADKLQLDLAPIMVYGDDVTHIVTEEGIANLLMCRDKDEREHAIRGVAGYTDVGRGRDRKMVERLRERGVIRRPEDLGIDPLDADRRWLAARSIKDLVHWSGGLYAPPARFRNW, encoded by the coding sequence ATGACGGGATGGAATCACGCGCGGCAGGCGCGCGATGCACGCCTCGCGGCCGGCGCGGCCTTCGCGCGCGGCAAGCGGGTCGATGCGCGCGACACCGTCGCGTTGCTCGAAGCGGTGCTGCGGCCCGGCGACCGCGTTTGCCTCGAAGGCGACAACCAGAAGCAGGCCGACCTGCTCGCGACGGCGCTCGCCGACGTCGACAGCGCGAAGGTGCACGACCTGCACATGGTGCAGTCGGGCGTCGTGCTGCCCGAGCATCTCGACGTGTTCGAGCGCGGGATCGCGAAGCGTCTCGACTTCGCGTATTCGGGCCCGCAGTCGCAGCGGATCGCGAAGCTGCTGTTCGGCGGCAAGATCGCGCTCGGCGCGGTGCACACCTATCTCGAGCTGTTCGCGCGCTACTTCATCGACCTCACGCCGCAGGTCGCGCTGATCGCCGCGGTCAGCGCCGACGCCGACGGCAACCTGTACACCGGCCCGAACACGGAAGACACGCCGACCGTCGTCGAGGCCACCGCGTTCAAGGACGGCATCGTGATCGCGCAGGTCGACCGCATCGTCGACAAGGTGCCGCGCGTCGACATTCCCGGCGACCGCGTGCATTTCGTCGTCGAGGCCGGCCGGCCGTTCTACGTCGAGCCGCTGTTCACGCGCGATCCGGCCGCGATCACCGAGACCCAGATCCTGACCGCGATGCTCGCGATCAAGGGCATCTACGAACCGTACGGGATCAAGCGCCTGAACCACGGGATCGGCTTCAACACGGCCGCGATCGAGCTGCTGCTGCCGACCTACGGCGCGAAGCTCGGGCTGAAGGGCAAGGTCTGCACGCACTGGGCGCTCAACCCGCACCCGACGCTGATTCCCGCGATCGAATCGGGCTGGGTCGAGCAGATCCACTGCTTCGGCTCCGAAGTCGGGATGGACGACTACATCCGCGCGCGCTCCGACGTGTGGTTCACGGGCCCCGACGGCTCGCTGCGCTCCAACCGCGCGTTCTGCCAGACGGCCGGCCTCTACGCGTGTGACATGTTCATCGGCTCGACGCTGCAGATCGACCTGTCGGGTCATTCGTCGACGGTCACGGCCGAGCGCATTGCCGGTTTCGGCGGTGCGCCGAACATGGGCAGCGACGCGCGCGGCCGGCGCCATCCGAGCGAGCCGTGGCTGAAGGCCGGCGCGGAAGCCGACCCCGACACGCCGGCGGCGCTCAGGCGCGGCCGCAAGCTGGTCGTGCAGATCGGCGAGACGTTCGGCGACAAGAACGTGCCGATGTTCGTCGAGAAGCTCGATGCGCTGAAGCTCGCCGACAAGCTGCAGCTCGACCTCGCGCCGATCATGGTCTACGGCGACGACGTCACGCACATCGTCACCGAGGAAGGGATCGCCAACCTGCTGATGTGCCGCGACAAGGACGAACGCGAGCACGCGATCCGCGGCGTGGCCGGTTATACGGACGTCGGCCGCGGCCGCGACCGCAAGATGGTCGAGCGGCTGCGCGAGCGCGGCGTGATCCGTCGTCCGGAGGATCTCGGCATCGATCCGCTCGACGCCGATCGCCGCTGGCTCGCGGCGCGCTCGATCAAGGATCTCGTGCACTGGTCGGGCGGCCTTTATGCGCCGCCGGCCCGGTTCCGCAACTGGTGA
- a CDS encoding CgeB family protein yields the protein MSSSAVYSTVTAMTVFDEFSRECFAPYLNLVEPRPGNWKGLLARDQPELLLIESAWRGNRSSWQYRVGSYAHPPGRELQAMVNGFKERGIPTVFWNKEDPVHFNNFIEAARQFDFVFTTAEEAMPQYAARSSSNVNVLPFACEPGLHNPIGSSERNGKLCFAGSYYANRFADRRDDQIMLLDAAMKHKLDIFDRNHAAGAKSDFAFPERFQGCIRGSLPYDEMSRAYRRYSVFLNVNSVIDSRTMFSRRVYELLACGTPVVSTRSLGIDETFGRDLVWTVDDAKEADEAMRALLESPDEWRRRSLNGIRAVFSEHTFAHRTQQILDTVGIKKRVIEDVRVLVFAVVDNANEARRVADMFASQAMSVSANRWCCLPVRGRSNPSICRKWKSFRPGIISAKPFPAGGLLQPNQGRVFSPGLLREWDLQDCSSIC from the coding sequence ATGTCGAGCAGCGCCGTGTATTCGACGGTCACGGCGATGACGGTGTTCGACGAATTCAGCCGCGAGTGCTTCGCGCCATACCTCAATCTGGTCGAGCCGCGCCCGGGCAACTGGAAAGGCCTCCTGGCGCGCGACCAGCCGGAACTGCTTCTGATCGAATCCGCATGGCGCGGAAACCGGTCGTCCTGGCAGTATCGCGTCGGTTCCTATGCGCATCCGCCGGGACGCGAACTGCAGGCCATGGTAAACGGCTTCAAGGAGCGCGGAATTCCGACGGTATTCTGGAACAAGGAAGATCCCGTCCACTTCAACAACTTCATCGAGGCGGCACGCCAGTTCGACTTCGTGTTCACGACGGCGGAGGAGGCGATGCCTCAGTACGCTGCGCGCTCGTCCTCGAACGTGAATGTGCTGCCCTTCGCGTGCGAACCCGGACTGCATAATCCGATCGGTTCGAGCGAACGGAACGGAAAACTGTGTTTTGCCGGTAGCTATTATGCGAACCGGTTCGCGGATCGCCGGGACGACCAGATCATGCTGCTCGATGCAGCGATGAAGCACAAGCTCGACATCTTCGACCGCAATCATGCGGCTGGCGCAAAGAGCGATTTCGCGTTTCCGGAGCGCTTCCAGGGCTGCATCCGCGGCAGCCTGCCGTATGACGAAATGTCCCGGGCTTACCGGCGCTACAGCGTTTTCCTGAACGTGAATTCGGTCATCGATTCGCGCACGATGTTCTCGCGACGGGTCTACGAGCTGCTCGCCTGCGGCACGCCGGTCGTGAGTACGCGATCGCTCGGCATCGACGAAACGTTCGGCCGGGACCTCGTCTGGACCGTTGACGATGCGAAGGAAGCCGACGAGGCGATGCGTGCTTTGCTCGAGTCGCCTGACGAGTGGCGCCGAAGAAGCCTGAATGGCATCCGTGCAGTGTTCTCCGAGCATACGTTCGCGCACCGTACCCAGCAGATTCTCGACACGGTCGGCATCAAGAAGCGCGTCATTGAAGATGTGCGCGTGCTGGTCTTCGCGGTAGTGGACAACGCGAACGAAGCGCGACGCGTCGCCGACATGTTTGCCTCCCAGGCCATGTCGGTTTCGGCGAACCGCTGGTGCTGTTTGCCCGTAAGGGGTCGGTCAAATCCCTCGATATGCCGGAAGTGGAAGTCGTTTCGCCCGGGAATCATCTC
- the madM gene encoding malonate transporter subunit MadM, producing MLQMLEKTVAHNGLVASFALVGLIMWLSSVASRKLTFGRVHGSAIAIVIGLVLAYVGGAFTGGEKGLADVRLFAGVGLMGGAMLRDFAIVATAFEVQPTEARKAGLVGVVSLLLGTVLPFIVGACIARAFGYTDAVSMTTIGAGAVTYIVGPVTGAAIGASSDVIALSIATGLVKAIIVMVGTPVAANFMGLKTPRSAMIFGGLAGTVSGVSAGLAATDRRLVPYGALVATFHTGVGCLLGPSLLFFTTRALVGA from the coding sequence ATGCTGCAGATGCTCGAAAAAACCGTCGCCCACAACGGGCTCGTCGCGTCGTTCGCACTGGTCGGCCTGATCATGTGGCTGTCGTCGGTCGCGTCGCGCAAGCTCACGTTCGGCCGCGTGCACGGCTCCGCGATCGCGATCGTGATCGGTCTCGTGCTCGCGTATGTCGGCGGCGCGTTCACCGGCGGCGAGAAGGGGCTGGCCGACGTGCGGCTGTTCGCCGGCGTCGGCCTGATGGGCGGCGCGATGCTGCGCGATTTCGCGATCGTCGCGACCGCGTTCGAAGTGCAGCCGACCGAGGCGCGCAAGGCCGGCCTCGTCGGCGTCGTGTCGCTGCTGCTCGGCACCGTGCTGCCGTTCATCGTCGGCGCGTGCATCGCGCGTGCGTTCGGCTATACCGATGCGGTCAGCATGACGACCATCGGCGCGGGCGCCGTCACCTACATCGTCGGGCCCGTCACCGGTGCGGCGATCGGCGCGAGCTCCGACGTGATCGCGCTCAGCATCGCGACGGGCCTCGTGAAGGCGATCATCGTGATGGTCGGCACGCCGGTCGCGGCCAACTTCATGGGCCTGAAGACGCCGCGCTCCGCAATGATCTTCGGCGGCCTGGCCGGCACCGTGAGTGGCGTGAGCGCAGGCCTCGCCGCGACCGATCGCCGGCTCGTGCCGTACGGCGCGCTGGTCGCGACGTTCCATACCGGCGTTGGCTGCCTGCTCGGCCCGTCGCTGCTGTTCTTCACGACGCGCGCGCTGGTCGGCGCGTAG
- the mdcG gene encoding malonate decarboxylase holo-[acyl-carrier-protein] synthase, whose translation MPHADTPLRRHTLVTLKAAGWHAACARDPALAAEPLVHAWAARGWPLIVRRASPDEADAGRVPLGLPLPPSAGKRRIALNVAADALASVGPLPALADVLAAAPDAWQASLRDLAALGARCGVQGRVFGSLAWQALTGERYLSESSDLDIVLPLPDAGALATLLHGLAAIDARAPMRIDGELLRDDGAGVNWRELHARLPEVAVKTAIAVELMSVDAFTGGVR comes from the coding sequence GTGCCGCACGCTGACACACCCCTGCGCCGCCACACGCTCGTCACGCTGAAGGCGGCCGGGTGGCACGCGGCATGCGCGCGCGATCCCGCGCTGGCGGCCGAGCCGCTCGTGCACGCGTGGGCCGCGCGTGGCTGGCCGCTGATCGTGCGCCGCGCATCGCCCGATGAGGCCGATGCCGGGCGCGTGCCGCTCGGCTTGCCGCTGCCGCCTTCGGCGGGCAAGCGACGCATCGCGCTGAACGTCGCCGCCGACGCGCTCGCGTCGGTCGGCCCGCTGCCCGCGTTGGCCGACGTGCTCGCCGCTGCGCCCGACGCATGGCAGGCGTCGTTGCGCGACCTGGCGGCGCTCGGCGCGCGCTGCGGCGTCCAGGGCCGCGTGTTCGGCAGCCTCGCGTGGCAGGCGCTGACCGGCGAGCGCTACCTGAGCGAGTCTTCCGATCTCGACATCGTGTTGCCGCTGCCGGACGCCGGAGCGCTCGCGACGCTGCTCCATGGCCTCGCGGCGATCGACGCGCGCGCGCCGATGCGCATCGACGGCGAACTGCTGCGCGACGACGGCGCGGGCGTGAACTGGCGCGAACTGCACGCGCGGCTGCCCGAAGTCGCAGTCAAGACGGCGATCGCCGTCGAATTGATGTCGGTCGACGCATTCACGGGAGGTGTGCGATGA
- the madL gene encoding malonate transporter subunit MadL, giving the protein MIIYGTALLAFCHLAGLFLGDLLGAAIGVKTNVGGVGIAMLLLICLRLWLHRRGWLPKETEAGVGFWGAMYIPVVVAMAANQNVVAALKGGPVALLAAVGAVAICACCIAVLVRTGRDDTAFAGVPHFEEQ; this is encoded by the coding sequence ATGATCATCTACGGAACCGCGCTGCTGGCGTTCTGCCATCTGGCCGGACTGTTCCTCGGCGACCTGCTGGGCGCCGCGATCGGCGTGAAGACCAACGTCGGCGGCGTCGGCATCGCGATGCTGCTGCTGATCTGCCTGCGCCTGTGGCTGCACCGGCGTGGCTGGCTGCCGAAGGAGACCGAGGCCGGCGTCGGCTTCTGGGGCGCGATGTACATCCCGGTCGTCGTCGCGATGGCCGCGAACCAGAACGTCGTCGCCGCGCTGAAGGGCGGGCCGGTCGCGCTGCTCGCGGCGGTTGGCGCGGTCGCGATCTGCGCATGCTGCATCGCGGTACTCGTGCGCACCGGGCGCGACGACACGGCCTTCGCGGGCGTGCCGCATTTCGAAGAACAGTGA
- the mdcH gene encoding malonate decarboxylase subunit epsilon encodes MTLAILCSGQGAQRADMFELTGAVPQADALFAHAGRLLGDDPRDWVRQAEPDALRENRAAQILCTVQALAATALLDAVWPRRRCVAGYSVGEVASWSVAGMIDPHDALDLADARARAMDAASGGDERMVFVRGLTRARLAQLCDGRDAAIAIANPGDAFVVAGRQGDVDAVADDAVRAGALRVAPVCVRIASHTRRLASAAPVFRALLAAVSVRRPLPGTRLFSGIDGASVLDVQAGLDKLARQIAEPVEWAACLAACVEAGATAFLELGPGRALVEMASGAYPALPARSVADFRSVDGVASWLARVAAG; translated from the coding sequence ATGACGCTGGCGATTCTGTGCTCGGGGCAAGGCGCACAACGCGCGGACATGTTCGAGCTGACCGGCGCGGTGCCGCAGGCCGACGCATTGTTCGCGCATGCCGGCCGGCTCCTCGGCGACGATCCGCGCGACTGGGTGCGGCAGGCCGAGCCGGACGCGCTGCGCGAGAACCGCGCCGCGCAGATCCTCTGCACGGTGCAGGCGCTGGCGGCTACCGCCTTGCTCGATGCGGTGTGGCCGCGGCGTCGCTGCGTCGCGGGCTACAGCGTCGGCGAAGTCGCGTCGTGGAGCGTCGCGGGGATGATCGATCCGCACGACGCGCTCGACCTCGCCGATGCGCGTGCCCGCGCGATGGATGCCGCGAGCGGCGGCGATGAACGGATGGTGTTTGTGCGCGGGCTGACGCGCGCGCGGCTTGCGCAACTGTGCGACGGCCGCGACGCGGCGATTGCGATCGCGAATCCGGGCGACGCGTTCGTCGTCGCCGGGCGGCAGGGCGACGTCGACGCGGTGGCCGACGACGCGGTGCGCGCTGGTGCGTTGCGCGTCGCGCCCGTGTGCGTGCGGATCGCGTCGCACACGCGCCGGCTCGCGTCGGCGGCGCCCGTGTTTCGCGCGTTGCTGGCCGCCGTGAGCGTGCGCCGGCCGCTGCCCGGCACGCGACTGTTTTCGGGGATCGACGGCGCGTCGGTGCTCGATGTGCAGGCGGGCCTGGACAAGCTCGCGCGGCAGATCGCGGAGCCGGTCGAGTGGGCGGCCTGCCTGGCCGCGTGCGTCGAGGCCGGCGCGACCGCGTTTCTCGAGCTCGGCCCGGGCCGCGCGTTGGTCGAGATGGCGAGTGGCGCGTATCCGGCGCTGCCGGCGCGCAGTGTCGCGGATTTCCGCTCCGTCGACGGCGTCGCGAGCTGGCTCGCGCGCGTCGCGGCCGGCTGA
- a CDS encoding phosphoribosyltransferase, translating into MTECFVDRADAGSRLAHALQDYAGRDDVVVLALPRGGVPVAFPVALALRAPLDVLVVRKLGMPSDPEFAIGAIATGGAIHLQHSAIRAMGATDGQLAELIARETVELQRRDALYRGARPLLPVEGRIAIVVDDGVATGASMRVALQALRERHPARIVAAAPVAPASARHAFDDLADAFVAVSQPESFFGISQFYARFEQTADDEVRALLDAARAQDGGITSA; encoded by the coding sequence GTGACCGAATGTTTTGTCGATCGCGCCGACGCGGGCAGTCGGCTTGCGCATGCACTGCAGGACTACGCGGGGCGTGACGACGTCGTCGTGCTCGCGCTGCCGCGCGGCGGCGTGCCGGTTGCGTTCCCGGTCGCGCTGGCGCTGCGCGCGCCGCTCGATGTGCTGGTCGTGCGCAAGCTCGGCATGCCGTCCGATCCCGAATTCGCGATCGGTGCGATCGCGACCGGCGGGGCGATCCATCTGCAGCACTCGGCGATCCGCGCGATGGGGGCGACCGACGGCCAGCTCGCCGAGCTGATCGCGCGCGAAACCGTCGAGCTGCAGCGCCGCGACGCACTGTATCGCGGCGCCAGGCCGCTGCTCCCGGTGGAGGGGCGCATCGCGATCGTGGTCGATGACGGCGTCGCGACCGGCGCGTCGATGCGCGTCGCGCTGCAGGCACTGCGCGAGCGCCATCCTGCGCGCATCGTGGCCGCGGCACCCGTCGCACCGGCCAGCGCCCGGCATGCGTTCGACGATCTGGCCGACGCGTTCGTGGCAGTGTCGCAGCCGGAGTCGTTCTTCGGGATCAGCCAGTTCTACGCGCGTTTCGAGCAGACCGCGGACGACGAGGTGCGCGCGCTGCTCGATGCGGCGCGCGCGCAGGACGGCGGCATCACGTCCGCCTGA
- the mdcC gene encoding malonate decarboxylase acyl carrier protein produces MEQLNYRFTARERAKGERATALVGVVASGNLEVLVERMLPGNECEIDIRTAAVGFGTVWQAVVSDFVERRAPGGLKLSINDGGARPDMVSLRLAQAVRAIEGDA; encoded by the coding sequence ATGGAACAGTTGAACTACCGCTTCACCGCGCGCGAACGCGCGAAGGGCGAACGGGCCACGGCGCTCGTCGGCGTGGTCGCGTCCGGCAATCTCGAAGTGCTCGTCGAGCGCATGCTGCCGGGCAATGAATGCGAGATCGACATCCGCACCGCGGCGGTCGGTTTCGGCACGGTGTGGCAGGCCGTGGTGTCGGACTTTGTCGAGCGGCGCGCGCCGGGCGGCCTGAAGCTGTCGATCAACGATGGCGGCGCGCGGCCCGACATGGTGTCGCTGCGGCTCGCGCAGGCCGTGCGCGCGATCGAGGGGGACGCATGA
- the mdcE gene encoding biotin-independent malonate decarboxylase subunit gamma yields MTLDEVLTSLFPKGHSIARTGGLLTGHADLAGTRVDVIGVADRLPFGIDEAVTLASHVLDTIERGGDTPILVLVDSDSQRMSKRDELLGLNEGLSHLAKCLMHAELAGHRTIGVLYGHTAAGAFIATALATRTLLAVPGAEPEVMDLPSMSRVTKLPIDVLKEMARSTPVFAPGLDNLVKMGAVDAVLDPARALDAQVGEWLAKPADRSDGRAARGRPVAADVARRVEALARAAR; encoded by the coding sequence ATGACGCTCGATGAAGTACTGACCTCGCTGTTCCCCAAAGGCCATTCGATCGCGCGAACCGGCGGCTTGCTGACCGGTCACGCCGACCTGGCCGGCACGCGCGTCGACGTGATCGGCGTCGCCGACCGCTTGCCGTTCGGCATCGATGAAGCCGTGACGCTCGCGTCGCACGTGCTCGACACGATCGAGCGCGGCGGCGACACACCGATTCTCGTGCTCGTCGACAGCGACAGCCAGCGGATGAGCAAGCGCGACGAACTGCTCGGCCTGAACGAAGGGCTGTCGCATCTCGCGAAATGCCTGATGCACGCGGAGCTCGCCGGGCACCGGACGATCGGCGTGCTGTACGGTCATACGGCCGCGGGCGCATTCATCGCGACCGCGCTCGCGACGCGCACGTTGCTCGCGGTGCCGGGCGCCGAGCCGGAGGTGATGGACCTGCCTTCGATGTCGCGCGTGACGAAGCTGCCGATCGACGTGCTGAAGGAGATGGCGCGCTCGACGCCGGTGTTCGCGCCGGGGCTCGACAACCTCGTGAAGATGGGCGCCGTCGACGCCGTGCTCGATCCGGCCCGCGCGCTCGACGCGCAAGTCGGCGAATGGCTTGCCAAGCCGGCCGATCGCAGCGATGGTCGCGCGGCGCGCGGCCGGCCGGTCGCGGCCGACGTCGCGCGCCGCGTCGAGGCACTCGCGCGTGCCGCACGCTGA
- a CDS encoding phospholipase D-like domain-containing protein: MAPAMRPAAFLLTALTCAATAHASPIPSDAASVGRYFSYDNAAADTTVDLIENAQRRVLLAGYAYVPPAVAAALRAARARGIEVRVVLARSSRTGKYSGAGYLKSAGIDVAIDSRHGDPAPRFVIVDDSVALTTLSDGAAAHADTVNVFHRAPELAQSYAQSFWRLYRQAGGL, translated from the coding sequence ATGGCGCCCGCCATGAGACCAGCCGCCTTCCTCCTCACCGCGCTCACCTGCGCGGCGACCGCCCACGCCAGCCCGATTCCGTCCGACGCCGCATCGGTCGGCAGGTACTTTTCATATGACAACGCGGCGGCCGACACGACGGTCGACCTGATCGAGAACGCGCAGCGCCGCGTGCTGCTGGCCGGCTACGCGTATGTGCCGCCCGCGGTCGCGGCGGCGCTGCGCGCGGCGCGCGCGCGGGGGATCGAAGTGCGGGTCGTGCTGGCGCGCTCGTCGCGCACCGGCAAGTACAGCGGCGCCGGTTATCTGAAATCGGCCGGCATCGATGTCGCGATCGACTCGCGGCACGGCGATCCCGCGCCGCGCTTCGTGATCGTGGACGACAGTGTCGCGCTGACGACGCTGTCCGACGGCGCGGCCGCGCATGCGGACACGGTGAACGTGTTCCACCGCGCACCGGAACTCGCGCAGTCGTACGCGCAGTCGTTCTGGCGGCTTTACCGGCAGGCCGGCGGGCTCTGA